A segment of the Methanobacterium sp. genome:
GTTTCCACCAGTTTCTTTGGGAATTAATTCTGGTTTGAATGTGCCTACAGTGTCTGTTATCTCCCTCATATCCATTTTTTATCCCTCAGATAATTCTTTTAAGTGCATAATTTACTTTACGGTCTATATAGAGCCTTTTGGCCACGTGAATATCGCGGTGTTCCATGGCTTGGGCAGGGCATATCTCGTGACAGGAAAGACAAGCCATGCAGTCTACTTCATTTACCACTTTGGTTTTATTTTTTGCTTCA
Coding sequences within it:
- a CDS encoding ferredoxin family protein — protein: MVEIIIDEDACVGCASCVEDCPNDVYEMDEAKNKTKVVNEVDCMACLSCHEICPAQAMEHRDIHVAKRLYIDRKVNYALKRII